ATCTGCTTTTATCAACTCTGTAAAAGCGTTCAAACAACCTGGGTAAATGAACAGCGTCTATCCCAATTCCATTGTCAGTCACTTCTACAAGAATGTGTTCATCCATATCGTAAAAACCTACAAGAGTACTCCCTCCTGTTTTCCCGTATTTGATGGAATTAACAACCAGATTTACCAACACCTGCCGGATCCTTTCTTTATCAGCGTATACAAAGAAAGACCGGTCACTTCCTTCTTTGAAACCCAATTTGATGTTCTTTTCCCTGGCTCGTAATTCCAGTGAATCTAATACATCATGGACCAAATCACGAACGTCAAAAGTTCTTTGATCCAATACCATCTCACCACTTTCCAGTTTGGAAATAGCTTCCAGGTCATCCACAATCAAACACAATCTTTCTACCGCAGCGGCAGCTCTCTGGAGGTAATTGACATTCACTTCCGGATCATCGATAGCTCCTTCCAATAATGTGTGCAAGTAACCCTGAATGCTAAAAATCGGAGTCTTCAATTCATGGGATACATTTCCCAGAAATTCTTTCCTGAAAACTTCCGTCTTTTTAAGCTCAGTGATTTCATCCGTTCTGTTTTTTTGCCATTCTTCAACTTCTTTCCCAACATTTCCAATGATATCCGCATTGAGATCAACTTTCTCCAGCGTTTTCTCCTTTGAATCCTTGTAAGTATTGATGGTCTTGTAAATGAGCTTTATTTTTCTGTAAATAAAATGCTCAAGAAGATAGTTGAAGATGAGAAATGTCGCGATGAAAGTGATGATAAAAACCGCTACATACGACAACCAGCCCTTTTGAAAGAATGTAGAAATACTTGTAACGTATTCAGCAAGGACAACGATTCCTGCAGCAATAATTGCCGCAAAGAGTGATAAAAGCCGGGGAGTCGGGTTTTTCAATGGATGATTTCTTCAGGAACTGCCACAAAGAAAAAAAAATCGCTGATATCCACCATTAAAAATCAAATTTATATCCAATTCCCTTTACTGTTTTAATGAGGTCCTCACCTAATTTCTCCCTGAGTTTACGAATATGTACATCGATGGTTCTGTCACCAACGATGACTTCATTTCCCCATACCCTTTCGAGAATTTCATCTCTGGTGAAGACCTTACCCGGTTTTGAAGCAAGCAACGCGAGAAGTTCAAATTCCTTTCTCGGGAGTTCAACTTTCTCCTCACCTTTCATCACGTGGTATTGTTCGCGATCTATCATCAAATCGCCTACACTCAATACATTTTTGTTCGCTTCGTGATTGGGATCTGAATTCCTATACCTGCGGAACAAAGCATTGATCCGGCTGATCAGAACCCTTGGTTTAATTGGCTTCGTAATGTAATCGTCAGCACCGACATCAAATCCTGCAACCTGGGAATAATCTTCATTCCTTGCAGTCAGAAATGCGATAAGAGTGTTCTTGAAATCCGGCATTTCACGGAGAGCTCTGCAGGTTTCAATCCCATCCATTTCGGGCATCATGATGTCCAGGATAATCAGATCCGGCTTTTCACGTTTTGCTACCTGCAATGCCTCTTTTCCGTTATTTGCAGTAAATACAGAATACTTCTCCTTTTTGAGGTTATATTCCATGAATTCCAGAATATCCGGCTCATCATCCACCAGTAATATTTTGTACGCTTTACTGCTCATTATAAAATTTTTGTGAAAGTAATCCTATTTCAACGCTCCAATGTTAAGTAAAAGTAAAGAAATGATTAGCTGGCCTTGAATTCCTGGTAATTTGTCAGAAACGTGAGAATAACCAAAACCTCGAAATTAATTTTTCTTCTTCTTAACCCCGTCATTCAGCTTATTTTTTAAAATCTTCGCTGTCTCATTTGCCGGATTGATGATTAGTAACCTGTCAAGTAGTTTCCCTGCTTCACCTTTCTTGCCAAGGAAATATTTTGTCCCGGCCATGTTCAACAATGCCTGTTCGTTATCCGGATCCAAAGCCAGTGCTTTTGCATACATTTCATCCGCTGATTTGACGTCATTTTTTGCTGTCAACAACAGGTAACCATAATTGATCCATGCGGACACAAACCTGGGGTTCTCCTTTAAAATGAATTGATAGGTTTGTATTGCATCATCTACTTTCCAGATTTCCTGTTGTACAGATCCAAGTTTATTTCTGAATTCAAGATTGTACGGTTCAAGTTCTACTGATAAAGCGAGGAATTTTTCAGCCTGATTTTTTTCATTGGTATAACTGTAAGATTCACCAATGCGATAAGCAGTCCATGCATCCTCATTCGCTATTGTTTTTCGGTGCAG
Above is a window of Bacteroidota bacterium DNA encoding:
- a CDS encoding sensor histidine kinase → MKNPTPRLLSLFAAIIAAGIVVLAEYVTSISTFFQKGWLSYVAVFIITFIATFLIFNYLLEHFIYRKIKLIYKTINTYKDSKEKTLEKVDLNADIIGNVGKEVEEWQKNRTDEITELKKTEVFRKEFLGNVSHELKTPIFSIQGYLHTLLEGAIDDPEVNVNYLQRAAAAVERLCLIVDDLEAISKLESGEMVLDQRTFDVRDLVHDVLDSLELRAREKNIKLGFKEGSDRSFFVYADKERIRQVLVNLVVNSIKYGKTGGSTLVGFYDMDEHILVEVTDNGIGIDAVHLPRLFERFYRVDKSRSRDQGGTGLGLSIVKHILEAHKQSIKVRSTYGIGTTFTFTLLKST
- a CDS encoding response regulator transcription factor, with the translated sequence MSSKAYKILLVDDEPDILEFMEYNLKKEKYSVFTANNGKEALQVAKREKPDLIILDIMMPEMDGIETCRALREMPDFKNTLIAFLTARNEDYSQVAGFDVGADDYITKPIKPRVLISRINALFRRYRNSDPNHEANKNVLSVGDLMIDREQYHVMKGEEKVELPRKEFELLALLASKPGKVFTRDEILERVWGNEVIVGDRTIDVHIRKLREKLGEDLIKTVKGIGYKFDF